DNA from Aggregatimonas sangjinii:
GTACAAAGAAATCCAACTTTATCAAGGCGCGGATTTTATGCAATCCGTTTATTTTCGGAATCCCGCCTTCGTTTTTCGTTTTTCCTTGATCTTCACGTATATTAATTTGTTCCTTCCCTTGGAATCTTCGCGACGCTCGACCTCAAAATCTTTAATGGAACTGATCAATGGTGTCAATTTTTGAAAACCATAGTTTCGGGCATCGAAATTGGGCTGTTTTTTTTGAAGCAAACTGCCAACGTCACCTAAAAAAGCCCAGCCTTCATCATCGGCAACGTCCTGAATGGTATTCGAAATCCAACGAACCTCCTTCGTGGTAATTTTATCGACGTTCTGTTTGGTTTTTTTCTTGCCTTTCGGTTGGTCTGAAGCTCCATCGCTCTCTTCCTCCTCTTCCGAAGAGTTCTTTAGAATTTCGATATAAATGAATTTATCGCAGGCCACAATAAAAGGATTGGGTGTTTTCTTCTCCCCTATCCCGTACACCTGCATCCCAGCCTCCCGCAGTCGCGTCGCCAAACGGGTGAAATCGCTGTCACTACTCACCAAACAAAAACCATTCACTTTACCGGAGTATAGGATATCCATGGCATCGATGATCATGGCAGAATCGGTCGCATTCTTCCCTTGGGTATAGCCATATTGTTGTACCGGTGTAATCGCGTTGTCGAGTAGGATATGCTTCCATTTACTAACCCGAGGATTGGTCCAATCCCCGTAAATACGTTTAATGGTGGGGTTACCATATTTGGCGATTTCCTCCATCATTTCTTTTACATAGGCCGAGGGAATGTTATCGCCATCTATAAGTACTGCTAGGTTAACGTCCATTAGTAGTGGTTATCATGTATTTGAATTGTTGCAAGTTAGGGTGTTTTTACGACGATTGCCAATAGCGGATCGACAAACTCATTTGAGTATGCCTATTTGTTGTAGAGCGGCCATGGTAACTTCTTTCCTGATGGCAGCAAATCGCTTCATATCAAAATCGGGTAATGGCTCGATATTCGTTGCGAAGAAATACGGGTTCCCTCCGATTTCCACATATCCTACAAACCAGCCGTTATCCGTATTGTTGGCGGTGGCCCAACCCGTTTTGCCGCTTAAACTATAAGCCTCCTTTTTTTCGATGACCATAAGGGATTTCATTAGCGCTTCGGTGCGTTTTGAAATCGGAAGTTTGGATTCGTAAAAGCGCTGAAGAAAATTAATCTGTTGCAACGGACTTATCTTGGATGTACCTTCAAGCCAAAAGTGGTCGATGTTGGTCGAGTCGACTTTCATCGCGCCATAGCGGAATTCCTTCAAATAATACTTCATCCTTTTTACGCCAATTTTCAGTGCTACCTCTTGGTAACAGGGCACACAGGAATAATGAAATGCTTGGTTAAAAGTCAGGTCTTGCTCCCATACTTTCAGATACCGTTCTTCCCCATTCCATTTGAAAAGCGTACTATCGTGCTGCACAACACCGGTTTCCAGGGCAATCAAGGAATTTGGAATTTTAAAGGTAGACGCAGGCAAACGTTGGATACCGGCCCAATCAAAATCATTGGAATAAAGA
Protein-coding regions in this window:
- a CDS encoding NYN domain-containing protein, producing MDVNLAVLIDGDNIPSAYVKEMMEEIAKYGNPTIKRIYGDWTNPRVSKWKHILLDNAITPVQQYGYTQGKNATDSAMIIDAMDILYSGKVNGFCLVSSDSDFTRLATRLREAGMQVYGIGEKKTPNPFIVACDKFIYIEILKNSSEEEEESDGASDQPKGKKKTKQNVDKITTKEVRWISNTIQDVADDEGWAFLGDVGSLLQKKQPNFDARNYGFQKLTPLISSIKDFEVERREDSKGRNKLIYVKIKEKRKTKAGFRK
- the blaOXA gene encoding class D beta-lactamase, translating into MGSLKLSLLFIATSLLFSCGEKKAAPEATPSEVLENKRIQTADLQSILDSAKVKGAIVIMDSRAKTLYSNDFDWAGIQRLPASTFKIPNSLIALETGVVQHDSTLFKWNGEERYLKVWEQDLTFNQAFHYSCVPCYQEVALKIGVKRMKYYLKEFRYGAMKVDSTNIDHFWLEGTSKISPLQQINFLQRFYESKLPISKRTEALMKSLMVIEKKEAYSLSGKTGWATANNTDNGWFVGYVEIGGNPYFFATNIEPLPDFDMKRFAAIRKEVTMAALQQIGILK